In Canis lupus familiaris isolate Mischka breed German Shepherd chromosome 24, alternate assembly UU_Cfam_GSD_1.0, whole genome shotgun sequence, a single genomic region encodes these proteins:
- the PABPC1L gene encoding polyadenylate-binding protein 1-like isoform X2: MNASGPGFPLASLYVGDLHPDVTEAMLYEKFSPAGPILSIRVCRDVATRRSLGYAYINFQQPADAERALDTMNFEVIKGQPIRIMWSQRDPGLRKSGVGNIFIKNLEDSIDNKALYDTFSTFGNILSCKVVCDDHGSRGFGFVHFETHEAAQQAITTMNGMLLNDRKVFVGHFKSRREREAELGARAMEFTNIYVKNLHVDVDEQGLQDLFSRFGKMLSVKVMRDDSGHSRGFGFVNFQKHEEAQKAVMDMNGKEVSGRLLYVGRAQKRVERQSELKRRFEQLKQDRLTRYQGVNLYVKNLDDSIDDEKLRKEFSPYGVITSAKVMTEGGHSKGFGFVCFSSPEEATKAVTEMNGRILGTKPLYVALAQRKEERKAILTNQYMQRLSTVRALGGPLLGSFHQPTSYFLPSVPQPPAQAAYYASGLPMQPTPRWTAPPPRPSSTYPPAASVVRPPAMSRRPPAQVSSVRQASTQVPPPVPHTQRVANIGTQTTGASGVGYSTPGGPLLTHRYPSATHNHGVQEPAVRILGQEPLTASMLAAAPLHEQKQMIGERLYPLIYNTHTQLAGKITGMLLEIDNSELLLMLESPESLNAKVEEALAVLQAHQATELAKVNVL; the protein is encoded by the exons ATGAACGCCAGCGGCCCGGGCTTCCCGCTCGCCTCGCTCTACGTGGGCGACCTGCACCCCGACGTGACCGAGGCCATGCTGTACGAGAAGTTCTCGCCTGCCGGCCCCATCCTGTCCATCCGCGTGTGCCGCGACGTGGCCACCCGCCGCTCGCTGGGCTACGCCTACATCAACTTCCAGCAGCCGGCGGACG CGGAGCGGGCACTGGACACGATGAACTTTGAAGTGATCAAAGGCCAGCCCATCCGCATCATGTGGTCCCAGCGAGACCCAGGACTGCGCAAGTCGGGCGTTGGCAACATCTTCATCAAGAACCTGGAGGACTCCATTGACAACAAGGCCTTGTATGACACCTTCTCCACCTTTGGGAACATTCTCTCTTGCAAG GTGGTGTGTGACGATCACGGCTCCCGAGGCTTTGGCTTTGTCCACTTTGAGACCCACGAAGCCGCGCAGCAGGCCATCACCACCATGAACGGGATGCTGCTGAATGATCGAAAAGT CTTCGTGGGCCATTTCAAGTCTCGACGGGAGCGGGAAGCGGAGCTGGGAGCTCGGGCCATGGAATTCACCAACATTTATGTGAAGAACCTCCATGTGGATGTGGATGAGCAGGGCCTGCAGGACCTCTTCTCCCGGTTTG GAAAGATGCTGAGTGTGAAGGTGATGAGGGATGACAGCGGCCACTCTCGGGGCTTCGGCTTTGTCAACTTTCAGAAGCATGAGGAAGCCCAGAAG GCTGTGATGGACATGAATGGGAAGGAGGTGAGCGGGCGGCTGCTGTACGTGGGCCGGGCCCAGAAGCGGGTAGAACGGCAGAGTGAGCTGAAGCGCAGGTTTGAGCAGCTGAAGCAGGATCGGCTGACCCGTTACCAG GGTGTGAATCTGTATGTTAAGAACCTGGATGACTCCATCGATGACGAAAAGCTGAGAAAAGAGTTTTCTCCCTACGGAGTGATCACCAGTGCTAAG GTGATGACAGAGGGTGGCCACAGCAAGGGGTTTGGCTTTGTGTGTTTTTCCTCTCCAGAAGAGGCGACAAAGGCCGTGACAGAGATGAATGGGCGCATTTTGGGCACCAAGCCTCTGTACGTGGCACTGGCCCAGCGCAAAGAGGAGCGGAAGGCCATCTTGACCAACCAGTACATGCAGCGCCTCTCTACTGTGCGGGCCCTGGGCGGCCCCCTCTTGGGCTCCTTCCACCAGCCCACCAGCTACTTCTtgccctctgtgccccag CCTCCGGCCCAGGCTGCGTACTATGCCTCCGGCCTCCCCATGCAGCCCACCCCCAGGTGGACGGCCCCGCCTCCGAGACCCTCCT CCACCTACCCTCCAGCTGCCTCAGTGGTCCGGCCACCAGCCATGTCGCGGCGCCCCCCGGCCCAGGTCAGCAGTGTCAGGCAGGCCTctacccaggtgccacccccGGTGCCCCACACCCAAAGAGTGG CCAACATTGGTACCCAGACCACAGGAGCCAGCGGGGTGGGATATTCTACACCAGGTGGGCCTCTCCTGACACACAGATATCCCTCAGCGACACACAACCATGGG GTCCAGGAGCCTGCCGTGCGCATCCTGGGACAGGAGCCCCTGACCGCGTCCATGCTGGCTGCTGCACCGCTGCACGAGCAAAAGCAGATGATTG GTGAGCGTCTGTACCCCCTGATCTACAACACCCACACCCAGCTGGCCGGCAAGATCACAGGCATGCTGCTAGAGATCGACAACTCGGAGCTTCTGCTCATGCTGGAGTCCCCAGAGTCCCTCAATGCCAAG GTGGAGGAGGCTTTGGCAGTGCTGCAGGCACACCAGGCCACAGAGCTGGCGAAAGTGAATGTGCTCTGA
- the PABPC1L gene encoding polyadenylate-binding protein 1-like isoform X1, translated as MNASGPGFPLASLYVGDLHPDVTEAMLYEKFSPAGPILSIRVCRDVATRRSLGYAYINFQQPADAERALDTMNFEVIKGQPIRIMWSQRDPGLRKSGVGNIFIKNLEDSIDNKALYDTFSTFGNILSCKVVCDDHGSRGFGFVHFETHEAAQQAITTMNGMLLNDRKVFVGHFKSRREREAELGARAMEFTNIYVKNLHVDVDEQGLQDLFSRFGKMLSVKVMRDDSGHSRGFGFVNFQKHEEAQKAVMDMNGKEVSGRLLYVGRAQKRVERQSELKRRFEQLKQDRLTRYQGVNLYVKNLDDSIDDEKLRKEFSPYGVITSAKKRRQRP; from the exons ATGAACGCCAGCGGCCCGGGCTTCCCGCTCGCCTCGCTCTACGTGGGCGACCTGCACCCCGACGTGACCGAGGCCATGCTGTACGAGAAGTTCTCGCCTGCCGGCCCCATCCTGTCCATCCGCGTGTGCCGCGACGTGGCCACCCGCCGCTCGCTGGGCTACGCCTACATCAACTTCCAGCAGCCGGCGGACG CGGAGCGGGCACTGGACACGATGAACTTTGAAGTGATCAAAGGCCAGCCCATCCGCATCATGTGGTCCCAGCGAGACCCAGGACTGCGCAAGTCGGGCGTTGGCAACATCTTCATCAAGAACCTGGAGGACTCCATTGACAACAAGGCCTTGTATGACACCTTCTCCACCTTTGGGAACATTCTCTCTTGCAAG GTGGTGTGTGACGATCACGGCTCCCGAGGCTTTGGCTTTGTCCACTTTGAGACCCACGAAGCCGCGCAGCAGGCCATCACCACCATGAACGGGATGCTGCTGAATGATCGAAAAGT CTTCGTGGGCCATTTCAAGTCTCGACGGGAGCGGGAAGCGGAGCTGGGAGCTCGGGCCATGGAATTCACCAACATTTATGTGAAGAACCTCCATGTGGATGTGGATGAGCAGGGCCTGCAGGACCTCTTCTCCCGGTTTG GAAAGATGCTGAGTGTGAAGGTGATGAGGGATGACAGCGGCCACTCTCGGGGCTTCGGCTTTGTCAACTTTCAGAAGCATGAGGAAGCCCAGAAG GCTGTGATGGACATGAATGGGAAGGAGGTGAGCGGGCGGCTGCTGTACGTGGGCCGGGCCCAGAAGCGGGTAGAACGGCAGAGTGAGCTGAAGCGCAGGTTTGAGCAGCTGAAGCAGGATCGGCTGACCCGTTACCAG GGTGTGAATCTGTATGTTAAGAACCTGGATGACTCCATCGATGACGAAAAGCTGAGAAAAGAGTTTTCTCCCTACGGAGTGATCACCAGTGCTAAG AAGAGGCGACAAAGGCCGTGA